The following are encoded in a window of Saccharothrix longispora genomic DNA:
- a CDS encoding DUF1003 domain-containing protein: MPELLPRRRLDQPRTPGRFRLSLDPDTFGRFSERLARFMGTGKFLFWQSLFVLVWITLNLVAVSFRWDPYPFILLNLAFSTQAAYAAPLILLAQNRQDDRDRVSLEEDRSRATRTKADTEYLARELAALRLAVGEVATRDYLRSELERVFREQRRRGPRETARDEPVKDDVPS; encoded by the coding sequence ATGCCTGAGCTGCTGCCGCGCCGACGGCTCGACCAGCCGCGCACGCCCGGGCGCTTCCGGCTGTCGCTGGACCCGGACACGTTCGGCCGGTTCTCCGAGCGGCTGGCCCGGTTCATGGGCACCGGGAAGTTCCTGTTCTGGCAGTCGCTGTTCGTGCTGGTGTGGATCACGCTGAACCTGGTCGCCGTGTCGTTCCGGTGGGACCCGTACCCGTTCATCCTGCTGAACCTGGCGTTCTCCACGCAGGCCGCCTACGCCGCGCCGCTGATCCTGCTCGCCCAGAACCGGCAGGACGACCGGGACCGGGTGTCGCTGGAGGAGGACCGGTCGCGGGCGACGCGGACCAAGGCGGACACCGAGTACCTGGCGCGGGAGCTGGCGGCGCTGCGCCTGGCGGTCGGCGAGGTGGCGACCCGCGACTACCTGCGCAGCGAGCTGGAACGCGTCTTCCGCGAGCAGCGCAGGCGCGGCCCCCGGGAGACCGCCAGGGACGAGCCGGTCAAGGACGACGTGCCGTCCTAG
- a CDS encoding magnesium transporter MgtE N-terminal domain-containing protein, giving the protein MVSVNRVFAAQLAGLPVFGPDGESIGKVRDLVVGLRADRQPPRVLGLVLELATRRRIFVPMLRVTSIDPNAVTLATGSVNLRQFHQRANEVLVVGELLDARVTLASGAAAVLVDAAMEPSRTRDWRMTRVAVRERTGRLGRRGPVVVLRWEEISGPSATQLADQPQGAQHLVAVFEGMRAADVALALHDLPAKRRYEVAEALDDERLADVIEEMAEDDQKDVIAHLGDERAADILEAMNPDDAADLLAELPEREKERLLELMEPAESAPVRRLLAYSYDTAGGLMTPEPVVLSPDATVAEALAHVRNPDLTPALASMVFVCRAPTATPTGRYLGCAHIQRLLREPPSDLVAGVLDTDLGTLSPNASLPDVARYFATYNLVCGPVVDESDHLLGAVTVDDVLDHLLPDNWRETGLTHA; this is encoded by the coding sequence GTGGTCTCCGTGAACCGCGTCTTCGCCGCCCAGCTCGCCGGCCTGCCCGTGTTCGGGCCCGACGGCGAGTCCATCGGCAAGGTCCGCGACCTGGTCGTCGGCCTCCGCGCGGACCGGCAGCCGCCGCGCGTGCTGGGGCTCGTCCTCGAACTCGCCACCCGCCGCCGGATCTTCGTGCCGATGCTGCGGGTCACCTCGATCGACCCGAACGCGGTGACGCTCGCCACGGGCTCGGTGAACCTGCGCCAGTTCCACCAGCGCGCCAACGAGGTGCTGGTGGTGGGCGAGCTGCTCGACGCCCGCGTCACGCTCGCCTCGGGCGCGGCGGCGGTGCTGGTGGACGCCGCGATGGAGCCGTCGCGCACCCGCGACTGGCGGATGACGCGGGTCGCCGTGCGCGAGCGCACCGGGCGGTTGGGCAGGCGCGGACCGGTGGTGGTGCTGCGCTGGGAGGAGATCTCGGGGCCGTCCGCCACGCAGCTCGCGGACCAGCCGCAGGGCGCCCAGCACCTGGTCGCCGTGTTCGAGGGGATGCGCGCCGCCGACGTGGCCCTGGCCCTGCACGACCTGCCCGCCAAGCGCCGCTACGAGGTGGCCGAGGCGCTGGACGACGAGCGGCTCGCCGACGTCATCGAGGAGATGGCCGAGGACGACCAGAAGGACGTGATCGCGCACCTGGGCGACGAGCGCGCGGCGGACATCCTGGAGGCGATGAACCCCGACGACGCCGCCGACCTGCTGGCCGAGCTGCCGGAGCGGGAGAAGGAGCGGCTGCTGGAGCTGATGGAGCCGGCGGAGTCGGCGCCGGTGCGGCGGCTGCTCGCGTACAGCTACGACACCGCGGGCGGCCTGATGACGCCGGAACCGGTGGTGCTGTCCCCGGACGCGACGGTCGCCGAGGCGCTGGCGCACGTGCGCAACCCGGACCTGACGCCGGCGCTGGCGAGCATGGTGTTCGTGTGCCGCGCGCCGACGGCCACCCCGACCGGCCGCTACCTGGGGTGCGCGCACATCCAGCGGCTGCTGCGCGAACCGCCGTCCGACCTGGTGGCGGGCGTGCTGGACACCGACCTGGGGACGCTGTCGCCGAACGCGTCGCTGCCGGACGTGGCCCGCTACTTCGCCACCTACAACCTGGTGTGCGGGCCGGTGGTGGACGAGTCGGACCACCTGCTGGGCGCGGTCACCGTGGACGACGTGCTCGACCACCTGCTGCCGGACAACTGGCGGGAAACGGGGCTGACCCATGCCTGA
- a CDS encoding aminoglycoside phosphotransferase family protein: MITVPAHFGTHLGEEALAWRATLPALATRFCARWDLTPDGALMHGHVAVVLPVRRADGHPAALKLTWLDEETRQEPRALRAWDGDGVVRLLDHDDEHGALLLERLDHTRSLLDVPAEEAVAVAGGLLRRLRLEGPGFRRHRVDDLVAENAGLGRPLPDALVREARDLGRELARTAGTTLVNEDLHYANVLRGDREPWLLIDPKPLSGDREFGVIPLLWNRFDELDGERGLRDRLAALCDVGELDAERARAWTLYRAVDTRLWALRDGHDAMLPALEAITAAVRRSTVERGAARADELA; this comes from the coding sequence GTGATCACCGTTCCCGCGCACTTCGGCACGCACCTGGGCGAGGAGGCCCTGGCGTGGCGGGCGACGCTGCCCGCGCTGGCCACCCGGTTCTGCGCCCGCTGGGACCTCACCCCGGACGGCGCGCTGATGCACGGCCACGTCGCCGTGGTGCTGCCGGTGCGGCGGGCGGACGGGCACCCGGCCGCGCTCAAGCTCACCTGGCTCGACGAGGAGACCCGCCAGGAGCCGCGGGCCCTGCGGGCGTGGGACGGCGACGGCGTGGTGCGGCTGCTGGACCACGACGACGAGCACGGCGCGCTGCTGCTGGAGCGCCTGGACCACACGCGGTCGCTGCTCGACGTGCCCGCCGAGGAGGCCGTGGCGGTCGCGGGCGGACTGCTGCGCCGGCTGCGGCTGGAGGGCCCGGGGTTCCGCCGCCACCGGGTCGACGACCTGGTGGCGGAGAACGCCGGACTGGGCCGACCGCTGCCGGACGCCCTGGTCCGGGAGGCGCGCGACCTCGGCCGGGAGTTGGCGCGCACCGCCGGCACGACCCTGGTCAACGAGGACCTGCACTACGCGAACGTGCTGCGCGGCGACCGCGAGCCGTGGCTGCTGATCGACCCGAAACCGCTGTCGGGCGACCGCGAGTTCGGCGTGATCCCGTTGCTGTGGAACAGGTTCGACGAGCTGGACGGCGAACGCGGCCTGCGCGACCGGCTGGCCGCGCTGTGCGACGTCGGAGAGCTGGACGCGGAGCGGGCGCGGGCGTGGACGCTCTACCGGGCGGTCGACACCCGGCTGTGGGCGCTGCGCGACGGCCACGACGCCATGCTGCCCGCCCTGGAGGCGATCACCGCCGCCGTCCGCCGGTCCACAGTGGAACGCGGCGCCGCCCGCGCCGACGAACTAGCCTGA
- a CDS encoding HpcH/HpaI aldolase/citrate lyase family protein, translated as MVDQQRPRRSCLAVPGSSQKMIDKARTLPADQVFLDLEDACAPLAKPGARKTIVASLNEGDWGSRTRVVRVNDWTTEWTYRDVTEVVEGAGANLDCVMLPKVQTAEQVHALDLLLTQIEKTMGYEVGRIGIEAQIENALGLINVNAIATASPRVETIIFGPADFMASINMKSLVVGEQPPGYDVGDAYHYILMQILMAARAHDKQAIDGPYLQIRDVEGFTRVAGRSAALGFDGKWVLHPGQIDAANEVFSPKQEDYDHAENILDAYDYFTSEAGGRRGAVMLGDEMIDEASRKMALVISSKGRAAGMSRTNVWSPPED; from the coding sequence GTGGTCGACCAGCAGCGTCCCCGTCGTTCGTGCCTGGCCGTGCCGGGGTCGAGCCAGAAGATGATCGACAAGGCCCGCACGCTGCCCGCGGACCAGGTCTTCCTCGACCTGGAGGACGCCTGCGCCCCGCTGGCCAAGCCCGGCGCGCGCAAGACCATCGTCGCCTCCCTCAACGAGGGCGACTGGGGGTCGCGCACGCGCGTCGTCCGGGTCAACGACTGGACCACCGAGTGGACCTACCGCGACGTGACCGAGGTCGTCGAGGGCGCGGGGGCCAACCTCGACTGCGTCATGCTGCCCAAGGTGCAGACGGCGGAGCAGGTGCACGCGCTGGACCTGCTGCTGACGCAGATCGAGAAGACCATGGGCTACGAGGTCGGCCGGATCGGCATCGAGGCGCAGATCGAGAACGCCCTGGGCCTGATCAACGTGAACGCGATCGCCACCGCGTCGCCGCGCGTGGAGACGATCATCTTCGGCCCGGCCGACTTCATGGCGTCGATCAACATGAAGTCCCTGGTCGTCGGCGAGCAGCCGCCGGGGTACGACGTGGGCGACGCGTACCACTACATCCTCATGCAGATCCTGATGGCCGCGCGGGCGCACGACAAGCAGGCCATTGACGGCCCGTACCTCCAGATCCGCGACGTCGAGGGCTTCACGCGCGTGGCGGGCCGCTCGGCCGCCCTGGGGTTCGACGGCAAGTGGGTCCTGCACCCCGGCCAGATCGACGCGGCGAACGAGGTGTTCAGCCCCAAGCAGGAGGACTACGACCACGCCGAGAACATCCTCGACGCCTACGACTACTTCACGTCCGAGGCGGGCGGCAGGCGCGGGGCCGTGATGCTGGGCGACGAGATGATCGACGAGGCGTCCCGCAAGATGGCGCTGGTGATCTCGTCGAAGGGGCGTGCGGCGGGCATGTCCCGCACGAACGTGTGGTCGCCGCCGGAGGACTGA
- a CDS encoding AAA family ATPase, whose product MADRELRSIEVEGYASIRSARVDLGRLNVLIGANGVGKSNFIRVFELLGRLIESDLRLFVGRNGGASALLNTDPEVERIEVRLNGALHGYEAVLAPGSNDDLIFEREVLYENLSGRRDQWDIAAGHRETWLHKAEGTFFADWAAYAVDLLRGCRVYHFHDTSRNAPVKRLVPTSDNLLLRSDAGNLAAVLLALSESGDETDRAAYRRILGVVRQVAPFLRDFVLRPESEDRLRLRWRQVDSDTVFSANQMSDGTLRFICLATLLLHPGLPSLVVLDEPELGLHPYAVVQLAGLLRQASARGQVLVATQSVTLVNQFGIEDLIVVEREDGASTFARPDWERLAQWLEEYSVGELWEKNLIGGRPGGQT is encoded by the coding sequence GTGGCCGACCGGGAGCTGAGGTCGATCGAGGTGGAGGGCTACGCCTCGATCCGTTCGGCACGCGTGGACCTCGGCCGGTTGAACGTGCTGATCGGCGCGAACGGTGTGGGCAAGAGCAACTTCATCCGCGTGTTCGAACTGCTCGGACGGTTGATCGAGTCCGACCTCCGGCTCTTCGTCGGGAGGAACGGCGGCGCTTCGGCGCTGCTGAACACCGACCCGGAGGTGGAGCGGATCGAAGTCCGCCTCAACGGCGCCCTGCACGGTTACGAGGCCGTGCTGGCCCCGGGCAGCAACGACGACCTCATCTTCGAACGCGAGGTCCTGTACGAGAACCTCTCCGGCAGGCGTGACCAGTGGGACATCGCAGCGGGCCACCGGGAGACGTGGCTGCACAAGGCCGAAGGGACCTTTTTCGCGGACTGGGCCGCATATGCCGTCGATCTGCTCCGGGGCTGCCGCGTCTACCACTTCCACGACACGAGTCGGAACGCTCCCGTCAAGAGACTGGTCCCCACCTCGGACAACCTGCTGCTGCGCAGCGACGCCGGCAACCTCGCGGCCGTGCTCCTGGCCCTGTCGGAGAGCGGTGACGAAACCGACAGGGCGGCCTACCGGCGGATACTGGGGGTGGTTCGGCAGGTCGCGCCATTCCTCCGGGACTTCGTGCTGCGACCTGAGAGCGAAGACCGGCTCCGCCTCAGGTGGCGACAGGTCGACTCGGACACCGTGTTCTCCGCCAATCAGATGTCCGACGGCACCCTTCGCTTCATCTGCCTGGCGACACTGCTGCTGCACCCCGGCCTGCCCTCACTGGTCGTGCTCGACGAACCGGAACTCGGTCTGCACCCGTACGCCGTGGTGCAGTTGGCCGGCCTGCTGAGGCAGGCGTCGGCACGCGGTCAGGTGCTCGTCGCCACGCAGTCGGTGACCCTCGTGAACCAGTTCGGCATCGAGGACCTGATCGTCGTCGAGCGGGAGGACGGGGCATCGACGTTCGCCCGCCCCGACTGGGAACGGCTCGCGCAGTGGCTGGAGGAGTACTCGGTCGGCGAACTGTGGGAGAAGAACCTGATCGGGGGCCGGCCGGGCGGGCAGACGTGA
- a CDS encoding DUF4276 family protein, with translation MTRALRRLHLLVEGQTEEVVADLVIRPHLERLGWTTSLSLVKTKRPAAGPAHKGGITGWRQVERDVRLLLNGTSLDVLTTLFDYCAFPDECPGMADRPPGDVYRRVEHVERCLAEVVGDRRFRPNLVLHESEAWVFAAADELGLLLGPELAERLKRDVAAAGGPELVNDGPATAPSKRLLAYCPTYLKTSDGPIAVEELGVARLRAVCPHLDAWLRTFEE, from the coding sequence GTGACCCGTGCCCTTCGGCGACTGCACCTCCTGGTCGAGGGGCAGACCGAGGAGGTGGTGGCCGACCTCGTCATCCGACCGCACCTCGAACGGCTCGGGTGGACCACCAGCCTGTCGCTGGTGAAGACGAAGCGCCCCGCCGCGGGTCCCGCGCACAAGGGCGGCATCACCGGGTGGCGGCAGGTGGAGCGGGACGTCCGACTGCTGCTCAACGGCACCAGCCTCGACGTCCTGACCACGCTGTTCGACTACTGCGCGTTCCCCGACGAGTGCCCCGGCATGGCCGATCGACCGCCGGGTGACGTCTACCGGCGGGTCGAGCACGTCGAGCGCTGCCTGGCCGAGGTGGTCGGTGATCGGCGGTTCCGGCCGAACCTCGTGCTGCACGAATCGGAGGCGTGGGTGTTCGCCGCCGCCGATGAACTGGGTCTGCTCCTCGGGCCGGAGTTGGCCGAGCGGCTCAAGCGGGACGTCGCCGCGGCCGGCGGACCGGAACTCGTCAACGACGGCCCGGCCACCGCGCCGTCCAAGCGGCTGCTCGCCTACTGCCCGACCTACCTCAAGACCTCCGACGGGCCGATCGCCGTCGAAGAACTCGGCGTGGCCCGGTTGAGGGCCGTGTGCCCGCACCTCGACGCCTGGCTGCGCACCTTCGAAGAGTGA
- a CDS encoding DUF4190 domain-containing protein, which yields MYQQPGHYPPPPPYRRTNGMAIAALVTAFLFAPAGIVLGVLARNEIRRTGEEGWGMATAGMVIGAIVTALGVLAIVLWVVLVVWLVREMPVVTTR from the coding sequence ATGTACCAGCAGCCCGGCCACTACCCGCCACCACCGCCGTACCGGCGCACCAACGGCATGGCCATCGCGGCGCTCGTCACCGCGTTCCTGTTCGCCCCGGCCGGCATCGTGCTCGGCGTCCTCGCCCGGAACGAGATCCGCCGGACGGGCGAGGAGGGCTGGGGCATGGCCACCGCCGGCATGGTCATCGGCGCGATCGTGACCGCGCTGGGCGTGCTGGCGATCGTCCTGTGGGTCGTGCTGGTCGTGTGGCTGGTCCGCGAAATGCCGGTGGTGACTACGCGCTGA